A genomic window from Solanum dulcamara chromosome 11, daSolDulc1.2, whole genome shotgun sequence includes:
- the LOC129872251 gene encoding TIR-only protein-like: MQRSISSSSSSAKNVCNQILRLGKQLEPVKHRAPCDVFINHRGIDTKRNVAGLLYEHIRNNIGLRPFLDSKNMKPGDKLFDKIDPAIRHCKIGVAIFSPQYCDSYFCLHELSLMMESKKRIIPVFCDVKPSELVVKDLNINFPNKDLEKFNLALEEAKYTVGLTFDTLKGDWSEFLVKASDAIMKNLYEVEREKFINRKKYIRRQQLLHNY, from the exons ATGCAACGTTCAATatcatcttcttcctcttcaGCCAAGAATGTGTGCAATCAAATTCTCCGGCTCGGGAAACAACTCGAGCCAGTGAAACATCGTGCACCGTGCGATGTGTTCATAAACCACAGAGGAATCGACACGAAGCGAAATGTCGCGGGGTTGTTATACGAACATATTAGAAATAATATCGGGCTTCGTCCGTTTTTGGACAGCAAAAACATGAAGCCCGGTGACAAATTGTTCGATAAAATCGACCCCGCGATTCGCCATTGCAAAATTGGGGTGGCTATTTTCTCACCTCAGTATTGTGATTCGTATTTTTGTTTACATGAGTTGTCTCTAATGATGGAATCAAAGAAAAGGATTATACCTGTCTTTTGTGATGTAAAGCCTTCTGAGCTTGTTGTTAAGGACTTGAATATTAATTTTCCAAATAAGGATTTGGAGAAATTTAACTTGGCTCTTGAGGAGGCAAAATACACCGTTGGACTCACATTTGATACCTTAAAAGG GGATTGGTCGGAATTTTTGGTGAAAGCTTCAGATGCAATAATGAAGAACTTGTATGAGGTAGAAAGAGAGAAGTTCATCAACAGAAAAAAGTATATTCGTCGACAACAACTTCTGCACAACTATTGA
- the LOC129873734 gene encoding serine carboxypeptidase-like 31 yields MFSQYSLLLIITIICLVLVLEPLKIDGRRSHELSNNKKSYSSWGSSTEDLVTDLPGQPSVNFKHYAGHVTVNENNGRALFYWFYECSIDPQDKPLVLWLNGGPGCSSVGYGATQEIGPFLVDFDGFSLKLNPYSWNKEANLLFLESPIGVGFSYSNTSGDYHNLGDDFTANDTYTFLHKWLLKFPSYKKRTFYIAGESYAGKYVPELAEVIVDKNKDPSLFIDLRGILLGNPETCDAEDWKGLVDYAWSHAVISDETHKTISDSCDFNSDDTWSNQTCSQAVDEVLKQYKEIDIYSLYTSVCIRDTASTQQQTTQVLFDTKSKMMPRIMGGYDPCLDDYTSSYYNRPDVQKALHVISDGQHLKNWSICNMSIFGNWSDSKESVLPIYHKLIDAGLKIWVYSGDTDGRVPVLSTRYSLSALGLPISTKWRPWYHQKQVGGWVEEYKGLTFATFRGAGHAVPTFKPSESLAFFTSFINGQSLPFQRI; encoded by the exons ATGTTTTCCCAATATTCTCTGCttcttattattactattatttgcTTAGTATTAGTTTTGGAGCCACTAAAAATTGATGGACGACGTTCTCATGAATTGTCCAATAACAAGAAGTCTTATTCTTCATGGGGCAGCAGTACTGAGGATCTTGTCACTGATTTGCCAGGACAACCTAGTGTAAATTTCAAACACTATGCTGGACATGTCACAGTAAATGAGAACAATGGAAGAGCACTCTTCTATTGGTTCTATGAATGCTCAATTGACCCCCAGGATAAACCTTTAGTGCTTTGGCTCAATGGAG GTCCAGGATGTTCTTCAGTGGGATATGGAGCAACTCAAGAGATTGGGCCTTTTCTTGTAGACTTTGATGGTTTTAGCCTTAAACTTAATCCTTACTCCTGGAATAAAG AGGCAAACTTATTGTTCCTGGAATCTCCAATTGGTGTTGGGTTTTCATACTCAAATACAAGTGGTGATTATCATAACCTTGGAGATGACTTCACTG CCAATGACACATATACTTTTCTGCACAAGTGGCTTCTCAAGTTCCCATCATATAAAAAACGGACATTTTATATTGCCGGAGAAAGTTATGCAg GAAAATATGTACCTGAGTTGGCTGAAGTCATTGTTGACAAAAACAAAGACCCTTCCCTTTTCATTGATCTCAGAGGAATTCTG CTAGGTAATCCTGAAACATGTGATGCAGAGGACTGGAAGGGTCTAGTGGATTATGCTTGGAGCCATGCTGTCATTTCTGATGAAACTCACAAAACTATTTCTGATTCTTGTGATTTTAATAGTGATGATACATGGAGCAATCAGACTTGTAGTCAAGCTGTTGATGAAGTCCTCAAACAGTACAAAGAGATTGATATCTACAGCCTTTACACTTCAGTATGCATAAGAGACACTGCTAGTACTCAACAGCAAACCACACAAGTCTTATTTGATACCAAGTCTAAAATG ATGCCAAGGATCATGGGAGGATACGACCCCTGTCTTGATGATTATACTTCTTCTTATTACAATAGACCTGATGTTCAAAAGGCTCTACATGTTATAAGTGATGGTCAACACCTCAAAAATTGGAGCATCTGCAA TATGTCAATCTTTGGTAATTGGTCAGACTCAAAGGAATCAGTTCTTCCTATTTATCACAAACTAATCGATGCTGGACTCAAAATTTGGGTCTACAG CGGAGACACTGATGGAAGAGTTCCTGTTTTGTCAACAAGATATAGTTTAAGTGCCCTTGGTCTGCCAATTTCAACAAAATGGAGACCATGGTACCACCAGAAACAG GTAGGAGGATGGGTTGAAGAGTACAAGGGGTTAACATTTGCAACATTTAGAGGAGCAGGACATGCGGTTCCAACTTTCAAGCCTAGTGAATCACTTGCATTCTTCACTTCTTTTATTAACGGACAATCTCTTCCTTTCCAACGTATCTAA